The Flavobacterium johnsoniae genomic sequence TACAGCCAAAATATTTCGGAAAATGTTTAGAGATTGTAATAGGATTTAAATTCAAAACTTGCGCCAAATCATTTAAATTAGGATTTTCATTCCAGCAGTCATTTAATAATTCATGTAGGCTTTTTACCCAAAAGGGACTCTTTTCATAGCGTTGCAAGTAATCATTGGCTAGAGAAAGCTGAGAAAACAGCATTTTAATTGTATCGTTAGAAAACGTATCTGCACATTGAGTTTCTCTAAAGATTTTCAGAATTAAAAACTTGATGTATGAGCTGTTTTGAATAGATTTTTCAATTGTAGTTTCATTAATTTGAAGCTCCTTCAGAAGATTTTCTTCAATTTCGACATTAATATTTCGAGAAGGAAAAAGGGTATTTTGATTCAAATGAAGTTCATCGCTGTGATAAAAAAGTAAAGAACCAGGACCAACAGTTTCATTGAAATTTTTTCGTTTCTCTGTAGTACCTCCTTTTAGAAAAAGCGTAAGATGAGCATTATTATGAGAATGCCAGCCTTCATAAACCTTATTTTGATATTCGGTTTCAACAATTGCAATTCCTTGATTGGTATTGAAAATGTTTTTGGTATTGCCGAGGTATTTTTCTTTTTCCAGTTCGTACATTTCGAGTTTACTTTCTGAATCTATGCCACCAAATTACGGTTTATTTATTTACGCTCAAATATTGAATATAAGAGATTAATATTTTTGCATAATTTGTAATCCTTTACATCCAAAAGGAAAGATTGTGAAAAAATTAACCGCTAAATAGCAATAAATTATAAAAAATTTAATTGTTTTGTAACAAATTAGAAACATTGCAGACTAATTTTGTTAAATCTTAAACATAACTTATGAATACATTTTCATTCAAATCAATGTTTGCAGCTTCAGTATTTTTGGCTGGAACAGCAGGCTGTTTTGCGCAAGATATTTTAGTAAATTCACTAAAATTAAACGCTAGCGACAAAAGCAAAGAGAACTTTAAATTTACAGAAGTAATTAATTTAGGAACAACCTCAGTAAAAACTCAAGGTTCGTCTGGAACTTGCTGGAGTTACTCAACAAACTCATTCTTAGAGTCAGAAATGATTCGTTTAGGAAAACAGCCAGTAGAATTATCCCAAATTTACTCTGCAAGAAATGTATATGTTGAAAAAGGAATTAACTACGTTCGCATGCATGGAGCAATTACTTTAGGTGATGGTGGAGCTTTGCATGACGTAATTAATATGTATAAAAAATATGGAACTGTTCCGAGAGAAGTTTACACAGGTTTAAATTACGGAACAGATAAAAATAAATTTGGTGAGATGTCAGCTCTTATCGAAGGCGTTTTATCGGCTGTTGTTAAAAATCCAAACGGAGAATTGACACCAAACTGGCAAAAAGCTTATGCAGCGGTTATTGATTCTTATTTAGGAAAAGTGCCAGAAAACTTCAACTACAAAGGGAAAAACTATACGCCACAATCTTTTGCTAAAGAAGTAGTAGGAATCAACCCTGATGATTATGTAGAAATGTCTTCTTTTACAAATACGCCATACTACCAAAAAACAACTATGATGGTGCCAGATAACTGGTCATTGGATCAAGTTTACAACGTGAAATTGAACGACATGACAGATGTAATCGACAATGCGTTGAAAAAAGGATACACAGTTGCTTGGGCAACAGATGTTAGCGAGAAAACATTCAGCTGGAAAAATGGTGTAGCTTATGTTGCAACTAAAAAATTCGACGATATGACTGCAGAAGAAAAAGCAGACTTATTTAACGGACCAAAAGCAGAGCCAGAAATTACTCCAGAAATGCGTCAAGCTGCGTTTGACAATTACACAACTACAGACGACCACGGAATGCACATTATTGGTTTAGCAAAAGACCAAACTGGAAAAGAATATTATATCGTAAAAAATTCTTGGGGAGAAACAAATGACTACAAAGGTTTCTTGTTTGTAACTAAGAACTTCGTAAAATATAAAACGACTGCGTTACTAGTAAATAAAGGAGGAATTCCTGCTGAAATTGCTAAGAAATTAGGGGTTTAATTACTTTAAGTTTTTAAAGAAATTGGAAAGCGCTGCAATTTATTGCGGCGCTTTTTTGTTTTAGAACCTAAAGAAAAATAATTTAAGGAACCTTTCTCCCTAATCAGGAACGCTTTACTGAAAAAAAGCATTTTAACGTTTTTTCGAGTTGTTTGCGGGAAATATTAAGCAAAACTGCAACAATGCAATATTTTTGATAAAATTTTAAGACAAACTGATAATTTTATTGAATTGTTTATGAGAAAGCAAAAAGCATTTTGGAGCATATTTTTATTGATTATTTCGCTTAATTGTTTTGCTCAACGTGCAGCAAATGCGGCTTCTTCGGTAAAAGGACAAACGATATTATTAACAGATAGTAAGTCAGACGATGATTGGTATATAAAGTCTTATTATGTAGAAGAACGAATTAATAAATTGTTCGGTGGAAGAATCATAACTTACGAAGTTTCAAAACTAGATATGGTCGATACTTACGATTTAGGTCCGAATAATGTTCGAACAATAATTCCGAAATATGTAAAAAGAAAACAAAAGATTAGTGCAGTTGCTGAGACAAAACCTCAAACAGGAAATATGACAGCTTCTTTGCAACCTGTTAAAATCGATATTAAAGC encodes the following:
- a CDS encoding AraC family transcriptional regulator; the protein is MYELEKEKYLGNTKNIFNTNQGIAIVETEYQNKVYEGWHSHNNAHLTLFLKGGTTEKRKNFNETVGPGSLLFYHSDELHLNQNTLFPSRNINVEIEENLLKELQINETTIEKSIQNSSYIKFLILKIFRETQCADTFSNDTIKMLFSQLSLANDYLQRYEKSPFWVKSLHELLNDCWNENPNLNDLAQVLNLNPITISKHFPKYFGCTLGEYMRRIKINRSLSLIQSSSENLTEIALRCGFSDQSHFIRTFKNQTGFLPKQFQKL
- a CDS encoding aminopeptidase C, producing MNTFSFKSMFAASVFLAGTAGCFAQDILVNSLKLNASDKSKENFKFTEVINLGTTSVKTQGSSGTCWSYSTNSFLESEMIRLGKQPVELSQIYSARNVYVEKGINYVRMHGAITLGDGGALHDVINMYKKYGTVPREVYTGLNYGTDKNKFGEMSALIEGVLSAVVKNPNGELTPNWQKAYAAVIDSYLGKVPENFNYKGKNYTPQSFAKEVVGINPDDYVEMSSFTNTPYYQKTTMMVPDNWSLDQVYNVKLNDMTDVIDNALKKGYTVAWATDVSEKTFSWKNGVAYVATKKFDDMTAEEKADLFNGPKAEPEITPEMRQAAFDNYTTTDDHGMHIIGLAKDQTGKEYYIVKNSWGETNDYKGFLFVTKNFVKYKTTALLVNKGGIPAEIAKKLGV